From the Ilumatobacteraceae bacterium genome, the window TTGCGCCTGATGCCGAGGCGGTCATGCTCAACGTCACCGCCGTCGTGCCGGACGAACTCGGCTACCTGACGGTCTACCCGTGCTCAGCGACACCCCCGAACACATCGAACGTCAACTACTTCGCTGGCCAGGTGATCCCGAACTCGGTCCTCGCCAAGGTTGCTTCCGACGGAAGCGTCTGCATCTTCTCGCTCGCGACCACCGACATCGTGGTCGACGTGACCGGCTACGTGCCCGTCGCCGGTTCACCCGTCGCCGTCGACCCGGCACGCCTCGTCGAGACCCGGCCGGCGAGCCCGGTCCACACGACGATCGACGGCGAGTCACAGAACATCGGGCGGGCCGAGGCAGGCGAGACGATCTCCTTCGTCGCCGCCGGGCGCGGTGGCGTGCCGGCCGACGCCGAAGCCGTCTACTTGAACGTCACTGCCATCTTTCCCAGCGGTCCCGGCTTCCTGACCGTCCACCCGTGCGGATCGGATCGTCCGGAGACGAGCAACGTCAACTACGGCGCCGGCGACGTGCGACCCAATGCGGTGCTCGCCACGGTCGGTACCGGAGGGCGAGTCTGCATCTACACGCTGGTCGACGCCGACATCATCGCCGACGTCAACGGCTACTTGCCGCCTGGCGGCAACCGCGTCGCCATCGAACCGGCCCGTTGCGCGGACACCCGGCCCGACGGCGAGACCTTCGACGGCCTCTTCGCCGGTGACGGCAAGATCGCCGCCGGCGGCATGTACGCCGTCAGAGTTGCCGGCCGGTGCAATATCGACGCCGACGCATCCGCGGCGTACCTGAACGTCACTGCAGTCAATCCAGAAGCACCCGGATTCCTCACGATCTGGCCCTGCGACCAGCCTCGCCCAACCGCCAGCAACGTCAACTACCAGACCGGTGAAGTCAGTCCCAACGCCGTGCTCTCCAAGGTCAGCCTCGACGGCGACGGGCAGATCTGCATCTACTCGCTCGCCCGCACCGACGTCATCGTCGACGTCAACGGTTATGTACCCGAACCCGGGTTGTTCGGCGTGACCCAACTCGCTTCCGGTTCGCGGATCACATGCGCACTCATGTCCGACCGGACGGTGCGCTGCGCCGGCCAGAGTGGCTACACCGGCACGGGTGACTACGGCGACCAGTTCGACCCGGCACTCGTGGCCGACATCGACGACGCCGTGATCCTCGAAGCCGGTGGGAGCGCAGCGTGTGCGGTGCTGGCCGATACGACGGCACGATGCTGGGGCTCGAACGGCAACGGCCAGTTGGGCAACGGCACCGATGTCGGCACCGGCGACGATGCCTTCGACCGGCAGCTCTCCCCGACCGCCGTCGAAGGCCTCGACCAGATCGTCGACCTCTCACTGTGGGACGACCACACATGCGCCATCACCGACGACGACCAGAACGGCGTCAACGACGGCGTCTGGTGCTGGGGCCGCAACAACTACGACCAGCTCGGCGACGCGTCCGACACCGAGCAGTGGTCGCCCGTGCCGGTGCTCGGGCTCCCCGGAGCGAAAGAGCCCATCGACGTCGAAGCCGGCGGGAGCCACACCTGCCTGCTCTACGACGACGGCACGGTCTGGTGCTGGGGCCACGGCGGGCGAGTGGGACGCGTCACCGGCTCCTCGTCCGGGCAGACGCCACAACAGGTCGACGGCCTGTCGACCGCATCGCAGCTGAGCGCAGGAGGGAGCCACACCTGCGCGCTCATCACCGACGGGACCGTCGAATGCTGGGGTCTCGACGAGTCCGAGGCGCTCGGGCCCCGCGACGGTGCCATCTCCAATCTGCTGCCCGCCACCGTCACCGGTGTCGCCGGCGTCGTCGAGGTCATCGCCGGCGACGACCTCACGTGCGTGCGGCACGCCGACCGCAGCGTCGAGTGCTGGGGCAGCAACGGCTACGGGCAGACCGGCGACCTCTCGCCGCAGGACGTCGAAGCGACCCCTGTTCCGATGCGCACGCAACGTGACGCGGACATCATGCAGGTCACCAACAACGGGCTTCACTCGTGCGCCCTGCTCGCTGACAGCTCGGTCGTCTGCTGGGGGTACAACTTCCATGGCAACCTCGGCGTCCGGTTGAACAACCACACCGCGACACCGGTGGTCTACGGCAGCGGCGACCTGCGCGACTGAGTCAACGCTGATAGAACCGGTCACCGACCGCGGTGACCGGTTCGAGCACGACCAGGTCGTCGCGGTGCACGACCGCGTTCGGCATGCCCACCGGGAGGTCCCGGGTCTTGCGGCCGAGCACCGAGCGCAGGTCACCGGCCGAGATCGACACCCGACCGCGTGCGAAGCGTTGGCCGTCGTGGTCGACCACATCGACCACCTGGCCGGGATCGAATGCCCCGTCGGCGCCCGTGACACCGGCCGGCAGCAGGCTGTTCGGTCGTTCCACGAGCGCCCGGCGAGCGCCTTCGTCGACACTGATCACGCCGCTCACGTCGGCGGCGAATGCGATCCACAGCTTGCGCGCCGACATCACCCGATCGTGCGGCGCGAACGTGGTGCCGACGAGTTCGTCGGAGGCGGCACCGGCCAGCACACCGGGTTGCGACGCGCGGGCGATCACACACCGGATCCCGGACCACGATGCCATCCGTGCCGCGGTGAGCTTGCTGGCCATGCCGCCGCTCCCCCGCCCACTGCCGCCCGCGCCGGCGCTGATCGCCACGAGGGCGTCGTCATCGGCGACCAGTTGCACCAGTTCGGCGTCGGCGTCGCGCCGGGGATCGGATGTGTAGACACCGTCCATGTCGGTGAGCAGCACCAGCACGTCGGCCCGGACGCTGTTGGCGATCAACGCGGCGATTCGATCGTTGTCGCCGTAGCGCAGTTCGTCGTTCGCGATCGCGTCGTTCTCGTTGACGATCGGCACGACGCCGAGTTCGAGCAGGCGATCGATCGTCACCCGGAGGTGGAGGTACTGCGATCGTTCGACGAAGTCGTAGGGGTCGACGAGGAGCTGGGCCCCGACGAGATCGTGTCGGGCGAACTCGGCGTCGTACGCCTGCACGAGGCGCCCCTGCCCGACGGCCGACACGGCCTGCAGGGTGCGCATGTCGGCGGGGCGGGCCGCCAGGCCCAGGGCTGCCACGCCGGCGGCGACGGCGCCGGACGACACGACCAGGACCTCATGACCGTCCCGACGGAGCCCCGCCACCTCGTCGACCAGCTTGGCGATCGCGGCGGTCGAGATGTGCCCGTGGTCGTCGGTGACGGACGCGGTGCCGATCTTGGCGACGACTCTCATGTCTGCTCCGTCACAGGTCGGGCTGGTACTCGAAGCTGAAGTTGCCGATCCAGACGATGTCGCCCTCGACCGCGCCGGCGCGGGCGAGCATCTTGAACACGCCCATGCGCTTCAGCTGGTAGTCGATGTAGCCGAGCGCAACCGGTGTGGTCACATCGTTGAGCGCGACGACCCGTTCGACGTCGCGGCCGACGAGGCGGAACTCGCCTTCTTCCTCGAGCCGTTCGACGACCGCACCCTCGATCTCGGGACGGATCACCACGAGACCCTCGGGTTCGGGCATGTCCTGGCGCGCCTCGTGCACCAGGGCCGCCATCCGACCCACGAGCTCGCGGACCCCTTGGCCGGTGACCGCGGAGATGACCGGATGCTCCCATCCGATCTCGTCGAGCGTCTCCTGCTGGACGGCATCGGCCTTGGTCCCGACGATCAGTCGAGGACGGTCGAGGAGGTCGGGTTGGTAGGCACCCAATTCGTGGAGCAGGACGCGCTCCTGCTCGGCGGCAGGGGTTTCGTCCATCGGCGCGAGATCGATCAGCAGACACAGCACCCGAGCCCGTTCGATGTGACGGAGGAACTGGTGGCCCAGGCCCCTGCCTTCGCTGGCGCCCTCGATGAGTCCGGGGATGTCGGCGACCACGAAGTTCGTGTCGTCGTCGAGGCTGACGACTCCGAGGTTGGGCACGAGCGTGGTGAACGGGTAGTCGGCGATCTTGGGTTTGGCCGCCGAGATCACGCTGATCAGGGTGCTCTTGCCGGCGCTCGGGAACCCGACGAGTGCGACGTCGGCCATGAGATGGATCTCGAGTTTGAGCCAGCGCTCCTCGCCGTGCTCGCCCTGCTCGGCGAACGTGGGTTCGCGGCGCTTGTTGGAGAGGAACTTGGCGTTGCCGCGGCCGCCTCGGCCGCCAGCGGCCGCCAGGAAACGGTCGCCGTGGCGGTACAGCTCAGCGATCACGTCGCCGGTGTACATGTCGCTCACGACGGTGCCCTCGGGGACCCGGATCTCGAGCGATTCGCCGCGGGCCCCGTGCATGTCCTTCCCCTTGCCGTGCACGCCGCTCTCCGCACGGCGGTGGGGATAGTCGCGGAAGGCGATCAGCGACGACACGTTGTGGTCGGCGATCAGCCAGACGTCGCCACCCTTGCCACCGTCGCCACCGTTGGGACCACCCATGACGACCGGGCCCTCCCGCCGGAACGAGACGCAGCCCGCGCCACCGTCGCCGCCGCGAACATTGAGTTGGGCCTCGTCGACGAACTGGGACATGGGTCACGAGCCTACCGACGCTCCGGCACGGCGGTGATGGACGATGTCGGTGGCCGAGCGAGCAGCGGCCCCTAGTGTGACCACATGGAGCACGCAGACGACGCGATGCAAGAACGCGCCGAACGGTGGGCGTCGACGATGCGCGGCCACATGGCCGACGGTGTCGCGCTCGCCCACGAAGACTCGTGGGCCGGGCCGGGCAGCACGGCGACGCTCGACCGGCACGCTCGTGAGGAGCGCGATCAGGAGACCTTGGCACCGCTGGCCACGAAGGCGTCGGGCAGCGGCGACCGACCGACCGAGGAGGAGCCCGACCCGTTCCGCACCTGTTTCGAGCGGGATCGGGACCGGATCCTCCACGACTCGTCGTTCCGCCGTCTCGCCGGCAAGACCCAGGTCTTCGTGTTCCCGGACGACCACCAACGCACACGGCTCACCCACGCCCTCGAGGTCGCTCAGGTCGCGCGGTCGGTGTCCGGCGCGATCGGTCTCAACGTGGCGCTCACCGAGGCCATCGCGATCGGACACGACTGCGGCCACGGCCCTGGCGGCCACGCGAGCGAGGACGCCCTGTCGCCCTACGTCGAGGAAGGCTTCGACCATGCGGTGTGGGGCGCCGATGTGACGCTGGCACCGCTCAACCTGTGCAGCGAGACGATCGACGGGGTGCGCAACCACTCGTGGAGCCGCCCGGCTCCGGCGACGCCCGAGGGTGAGGTGGTCTCGTGGGCCGACCGGATCGCCTACGTGTGCCACGACTTCGAAGATGCCGTCGCCGCCGGCATCGTCACTCCCGACATGCTCCCGGCGCTCGTGCGCGACCGCGTCGGCACCGACCGGTCACAGCAGCTGGGCACCTTCGTCCGAGCGATGATCCGGGCCACCGCCGAGACCGGCCGGATCGGCATGGTCGAACACGTCGCAGAGGCACTCGCGATGTTCCGCCGGTTCAACTACGAACTCGTGTACATGCGGCCCGCCAGCGTCGCCCAGGCCGACAGTGTGATCGCGCTCCTCCGCGCACTGGTCGAGTACTACGCCGATCGGCCGAACCTGCTCCCCGATGCCCAGGGTCACGGTCTCGATGCCGGGTCGGCGGACGCCTTGCGGGCTGCGGTCGCCTACGTCGGCGGGATGACCGACCGATTCGCCTGCCGTCAGGCCTTGGCGCTGCTGGGTTGGGAGCGCCACCGTCTCCCGGTCGGCATCGACGTCTGACGCACGTTCGGGCACGAGAACGACGAAGGCGGGGCGCCGGAGCGCCCCGCCTTCGATCAGATCGTGTTGGTGGTGTCAGCCCACCGGGTTGACGTCGATCACCTTCCGGCCCTTGCGGGTCCCGAACTCGACCGAACCGTCGACGAGCGCGAACAGCGTGTCGTCGCCGCCCTTGCCGACGTTCTTGCCGGCGTGGAACTTCGTGCCACGCTGACGGATGAGGATCGTTCCGGCGGTGATCTCTTCGCCACCGAACGCCTTCACGCCGAGGCGCTGCGCGTTGGAATCGCGCCCGTTGCGGGTTGAACCGCCACCCTTGGTCTTCGACATGTCAGTCCCTCAGCTCTTCTTGATCGAGGTGATCTCGACCACCGTGTAATTCTGACGGTGGCCGTATCGGCGGCGGTTGTTGGTGCGGCGCTTGTAGGTGAACCCGTTGATCTTCGGGCCCTTCGTGGTTCCGACGATCTTCCCGGTAACCGAGGCGCCCGAGAGCGCATCGCCGCCGGCGATGACGTCGTCGCCATCGACCAGCATCACGGGGGTCAGCGAAACCTCGCTGCCCTCGTCACCTTTGAGCAGTTCGAGTTCGACCTGCTGACCTTCGGTCACTTTTTCCTGTTTGCCGCCAGAGGCGATCACTGCGTACATAGCTCATGGAATGCTAACGGTCCGCGGTGACCGCTCCAACCGGATCAGCAGCAATCATCGCCGCCGGCGTAGACCGGCCGGTGGCGCTCGTCGGACAGCTCGACGACCAGGTTCTTCACGAACCGGCCCTTGGTGGTGATCCGCATGCGCGATGCCATGCCGCTGAGCACCGGCGTGACCAGGATCCGGTACTCGGGGTGCCTGACCCGGCTGTACGGCGCGAGGTTCTTGTTCTTCGTGTTGGTGTCGACCGACACCTCTGCGACCTTGCCTCAACCGGTGGGCTTGATGAAGTCGATCGTCATCGTGCCGCCGCGCTTGTCGAGCAGCGCCTTGGCGTCGTCGGTGATGTCGAGTTCCATACCCGGAACCTACCGACTCGACGTTGACGGTGCGACGTGCTCAGTCGACCCGGTCGTAGCGCAGTTCCATGCCGTCGCTCGTGATGAACATCTGGCCGTTCTTGCAGTAGTACGGCCCGCCGACGAACTCGGCTCCGAGTGGCGCCTCGTCGGTCGACGAGGTGATGTTCCCTGCCGAGGTGCCGATCGTGACGGCGAGTGTGAACGCCGTGGTCTCGATCGCCTGGATCTCGGACGCCGTGGCGATGATGTTGCCGGCCTGCGAGCCGGTCATCGTCATCGTGCCGCTGACTCCACCACCCTCGACCAGGATCGCGAAGTCGGCGAGGGTCGTGGTGAAGGACCTGTCCTCGGCGATGGTGATCTCCCAGTAGCCGCCGGCCGGTGATGCCTGCACCTCGCTGTCGGAGACCAGCTCGGTGAAGTGCTCGGCGTTGACCCGCCACGTGCCGGTCAGGCAGTACTCGCCGACGACCACCGGCACGGTGACGGACACGGTCGGGTTCGATGCCAACGTCGCCGTGACCGTGTACGTCCCCGGCTCGCCGCCGGCGGTGTACACCGCCCCGGACGACGGCCCGCTGGTGATGTTGCCCCCGGTGGCCGACCACAGCACGTCGACCGGCGTGCCGTTCCGGTCGGTCGCCAGGTACTCGAGTTGCTTGCGGACCTCGACGTTGCCATTC encodes:
- the proB gene encoding glutamate 5-kinase gives rise to the protein MRVVAKIGTASVTDDHGHISTAAIAKLVDEVAGLRRDGHEVLVVSSGAVAAGVAALGLAARPADMRTLQAVSAVGQGRLVQAYDAEFARHDLVGAQLLVDPYDFVERSQYLHLRVTIDRLLELGVVPIVNENDAIANDELRYGDNDRIAALIANSVRADVLVLLTDMDGVYTSDPRRDADAELVQLVADDDALVAISAGAGGSGRGSGGMASKLTAARMASWSGIRCVIARASQPGVLAGAASDELVGTTFAPHDRVMSARKLWIAFAADVSGVISVDEGARRALVERPNSLLPAGVTGADGAFDPGQVVDVVDHDGQRFARGRVSISAGDLRSVLGRKTRDLPVGMPNAVVHRDDLVVLEPVTAVGDRFYQR
- the obgE gene encoding GTPase ObgE, which produces MSQFVDEAQLNVRGGDGGAGCVSFRREGPVVMGGPNGGDGGKGGDVWLIADHNVSSLIAFRDYPHRRAESGVHGKGKDMHGARGESLEIRVPEGTVVSDMYTGDVIAELYRHGDRFLAAAGGRGGRGNAKFLSNKRREPTFAEQGEHGEERWLKLEIHLMADVALVGFPSAGKSTLISVISAAKPKIADYPFTTLVPNLGVVSLDDDTNFVVADIPGLIEGASEGRGLGHQFLRHIERARVLCLLIDLAPMDETPAAEQERVLLHELGAYQPDLLDRPRLIVGTKADAVQQETLDEIGWEHPVISAVTGQGVRELVGRMAALVHEARQDMPEPEGLVVIRPEIEGAVVERLEEEGEFRLVGRDVERVVALNDVTTPVALGYIDYQLKRMGVFKMLARAGAVEGDIVWIGNFSFEYQPDL
- a CDS encoding HD domain-containing protein; its protein translation is MEHADDAMQERAERWASTMRGHMADGVALAHEDSWAGPGSTATLDRHAREERDQETLAPLATKASGSGDRPTEEEPDPFRTCFERDRDRILHDSSFRRLAGKTQVFVFPDDHQRTRLTHALEVAQVARSVSGAIGLNVALTEAIAIGHDCGHGPGGHASEDALSPYVEEGFDHAVWGADVTLAPLNLCSETIDGVRNHSWSRPAPATPEGEVVSWADRIAYVCHDFEDAVAAGIVTPDMLPALVRDRVGTDRSQQLGTFVRAMIRATAETGRIGMVEHVAEALAMFRRFNYELVYMRPASVAQADSVIALLRALVEYYADRPNLLPDAQGHGLDAGSADALRAAVAYVGGMTDRFACRQALALLGWERHRLPVGIDV
- the rpmA gene encoding 50S ribosomal protein L27, whose translation is MSKTKGGGSTRNGRDSNAQRLGVKAFGGEEITAGTILIRQRGTKFHAGKNVGKGGDDTLFALVDGSVEFGTRKGRKVIDVNPVG
- the rplU gene encoding 50S ribosomal protein L21 translates to MYAVIASGGKQEKVTEGQQVELELLKGDEGSEVSLTPVMLVDGDDVIAGGDALSGASVTGKIVGTTKGPKINGFTYKRRTNNRRRYGHRQNYTVVEITSIKKS